Proteins encoded by one window of Mus musculus strain C57BL/6J chromosome 10, GRCm38.p6 C57BL/6J:
- the Dot1l gene encoding histone-lysine N-methyltransferase, H3 lysine-79 specific isoform X4: MEGTDRQHEVDHQLKERFANMKEGGRIVSSKPFAPLNFRINSRNLSDIGTIMRVVELSPLKGSVSWTGKPVSYYLHTIDRTILENYFSSLKNPKLREEQEAARRRQQRENKSNATTPTKVPESKAAATEAPADSGAEEEKSGVATVKKPSPSKARKKKLNKKGRKMAGRKRGRPKKMSAASAERKSKKSQSTLDLLHSPPPAPPSASPQDAYRAPHSPFYQLPPSTQLHSPNPLLVAPTPPALQKLLESFRIQYLQFLAYTKTPQYKANLQQLLDQEKEKNTQLLGTAQQLFGHCQAQKEEIRRLFQQKLDELGVKALTYNDLIQAQKEISAHNQQLREQSEQLEKDNSELRSQSLRLLRARCEELRLDWSTLSLENLRKEKQALRSQISEKQRHCLELQISIVELEKTQRQQELLQLKSCVPPDDALSLHLRGKGALGRELEADAGRLRLELDCAKISLPHLSSMSPELSMNGHAASYELCNAASRPSSKQNTPQYLASPLDQEVVPCTPSHSGRPRLEKLSGLALPDYTRLSPAKIVLRRHLSQDHTGASKAATSEPHPRPEHPKESSLPYQSPGLSNSMKLSPQDPPLASPATSPLTSEKGSEKGVKERAYSSHGETITSLPVSIPLSTVQPNKLPVSIPLASVVLPSRAERARSTPSPVPQPRDSSATLEKQTGASAHGAGGAGAGSRSLAVAPTGFYAGSVAISGALASSPAPLASGMESAVFDESSGPSSLFATMGSRSTPPQHPPLLSQSRNSGPASPAHQLTASPRLSVTTQGSLPDTSKGELPSDPAFSDPESEAKRRIVFSISVGASSKQSPSTRHSPLTSGTRGDCVQSHGQDSRKRSRRKRASAGTPSLSTGVSPKRRALPTVAGLFTQSSGSPLNLNSMVSNINQPLEITAISSPESSLKSSPTPYQDHDQPPVLRKERPLGLTNGAHYSPLTSDEEPGSEDEPSSARIERKIATISLESKSPPKTLENGGGLVGRKSAPSSEPINSSKWKSTFSPISDLGLAKAVDSPLQAGSALSHSPLFSFRPSLEEPAAEAKLPTHPRKSFAGSLGAAEGPSPGTNPPNGLAFSGGLAADLGLHSFNDGASLSHKGPDVTGLSASLSFPSQRGKDSTTEANPFLSRRQPEGLGGLKGEGNANKESGESLPLCGPSDKASLPHGSRASKGRDRELDFKGGHNLFISAAAVPPGGLLGGPGLVTVASSAGSATPTAQAPRPFLSTFAPGPQFTLGPMSLQANLGSVAGSSVLQSLFSTVPAAAGLVHVSSTATRLTNSHTMGSFSSGVAGGTVGGVFTHAVPSASAHPFGAGVGSGAVCSSATLGLSPLQAAASTSASSFQAAASVETRPPPPPPLLPPQHLGRPPAGPPVLHAPPPPNVALPPPPALLASNPEPVLLQSLASLPANNAFLPPSSAASLQPANASLSVKLASLPHKVSRPSFTVHHQPLPRLALAQAAPAAPQASTSGPSAVWVSLGMPPPYAAHLSGVKPR; encoded by the exons cTTGAAAACTATTTTTCTAGTCTGAAAAATCCAAAACTCAGG gaggagcaggaggcagcTAGGCGAAGACAGCAGCGAGAGAACAAGAGCAATGCGACCACGCCCACCAAAGTCCCTGAGAGCAAAGCAGCTGCCACTGAGGCCCCCGCG GATTCTGGTGCTGAGGAAGAAAAATCAGGTGTGGCTACTGTCAAAAAGCCATCTCCCTCCAAAGCCCGGAAGAAGAAACTGaacaagaaagggagaaagatggCTGGCCGGAAACGTGGGCGGCCCAAGAAAATGAGTGCTGCCAGTGCCGAACGCAAGTCTAAGAAGAGCCAAAGCACACTGGATCTCCTGCACTCTccgcccccagccccaccctcagCCTCACCCCAGG aTGCGTACAGGGCACCTCACAGCCCATTCTACCAGCTACCTCCAAGCACGCAGCTGCACTCACCCAACCCACTGCTAGTGGCACCCACCCCACCTGCGCTGCAGAAGCTTTTAG AGTCCTTCAGAATCCAGTACCTGCAGTTCCTGGCTTATACAAAGACCCCGCAGTACAAGGCTAACCTACAGCAGCTTCTGGACCAGGAGAAG GAGAAGAACACACAGCTCCTGGGCACAGCCCAGCAGCTCTTCGGCCATTGCCAGGCCCAAAAGGAAGAAATCCGCAGGCTGTTCCAGCAGAAGCTGGATGAG TTGGGCGTGAAGGCGCTGACCTACAATGACCTGATTCAGGCCCAGAAGGAAATCTCTGCCCACAACCAGCAGCTGCGGGAACAGTCGGAACAGCTGGAGAAGGACAACAGCGAGCTTCGGAGCCAGAGCCTGCGGCTG CTCAGGGCCCGGTGTGAGGAGCTGAGGCTTGACTGGTCCACACTGTCCTTGGAGAACCTGCGGAAAGAGAAGCAGGCCCTGAGGAGCCAGATCTCAGAGAAGCAGCGGCACTGCCTGGAGCTGCAG ATCAGCATCGTGGAGCTCGAGAAGACCCAGCGCCAGCAGGAGCTCCTGCAGTTAAAGTCCTGTGTACCACCAGATGATGCTTTGTCTTTGCATCTGCGTGGCAAGGGTGCCCTGGGCCGAGAGCTGGAGGCTGATGCTGGGCGCTTACGCCTTGAGCTGGACTGTGCCAAGATCTCCCTGCCACACCTCAGCAGCATGAGCCCTGAGCTGTCCATGAACGGCCATGCTGCCAGCTATGAGCTCTGCAATGCAGCTAGTCGGCCATCATCCAAGCAGAACACACCCCAGTACCTGGCCTCTCCCTTGGACCAGGAGGTCGTACCTTGTACCCCTAGCCACAGTGGCCGGCCTCGGCTAGAAAAGCTGTCTGGCCTGGCTTTGCCTGATTACACCCGGTTGTCACCTGCCAAGATTGTGTTGAGGCGGCACCTGAGCCAGGACCACACTGGGGCTAGCAAAGCAGCTACCAGTGAGCCACACCCTCG GCCAGAGCACCCCAAGGAGAGCAGCCTTCCCTACCAGAGCCCTGGCTTGTCCAACAGCATGAAGCTCAGCCCCCAGGATCCACCACTGGCCTCCCCGGCAACCTCGCCCCTCACCTCCGAGAAAGGTAGTGAGAAG GGTGTGAAGGAGCGTGCCTACAGCAGCCACGGGGAGACCATCACCAGCCTACCTGTTAGCATTCCACTCAGCACAGTGCAGCCCAACAAGCTGCCGGTCAGCATCCCACTGGCCAGCGTGGTGCTGCCCAGCCGTGCTGAGAGGGCG AGGAGCACTCCCAGCCCTGTGCCACAGCCCCGGGACTCTTCAGCCACACTTGAGAAGCAGACTGGTGCTTCTGCCCATGGTGCAGGGGGTGctggagcaggaagcaggagcctcGCTGTGGCGCCCACAG GTTTCTATGCTGGTTCGGTGGCCATCAGTGGGGCCCTGGCCAGCAGCCCAGCACCTCTGGCCTCTGGAATGGAATCTGCTGTTTTTGATGAATCCTCTGGCCCCAGCAGCCTCTTTGCCACCATGGGGTCTCGCAGCACACCACCACAACACCCACCTCTCCTGTCGCAGTCCCGCAACTCGggtcctgcctctcctgcccacCAACTCACAGCCAGTCCCCGCCTGAGTGTGACCACTCAGGGCTCGCTGCCAGACACCAGCAAAGGGGAACTGCCTTCTGATCCTGCCTTCTCAGACCCAGAGAGCGAAGCAAAAAGGAGGATTGTGTTCAGCATTTCAGTTGGTGCCAGCTCCAAGCAGTCACCTTCCACCAGGCATAGCCCCTTGACTTCTGGCACCCGAGGGGACTGTGTGCAGAGCCACGGACAGGACAGTCGTAAGCGCAGCAGAAGGAAGCGTGCATCAGCTGGAACACCTAGCCTCAGCACGGGTGTGTCCCCCAAGCGCCGGGCTCTGCCAACTGTTGCTGGCCTCTTTACACAGTCCTCGGGGTCTCCTCTTAATCTCAACTCCATG GTCAGCAACATCAACCAGCCACTGGAGATCACAGCCATCTCATCCCCTGAGAGCTCCCTGAAGAGCTCCCCCACCCCATACCAGGACCATGACCAGCCTCCGGTGCTCAGGAAGGAACGGCCTCTAGGACTAACTAATGGGGCCCACTACTCGCCACTGACCTCAGATGAGGAGCCAGGCTCTGAGGATGAGCCCAGCAGTGCCCG AATTGAGAGAAAAATTGCAACAATCTCTTTAGAAAGCAAATCTCCCCCGAAGACACTGGAAAATG GTGGTGGCTTGGTGGGAAGGAAGTCAGCCCCTTCGAGCGAGCCTATCAACAGCAGCAAATGGAAGTCTACCTTCTCTCCTATCTCTGACCTCGGCTTGGCCAAGGCTGTGGACAGTCCGCTACAGGCTGGCTCTGCCCTGAGCCACAGCCCCCTGTTCTCTTTCCGGCCGTCCCTGGAGGAGCCTGCTGCTGAGGCCAAGCTCCCCACTCACCCAAGGAAAAGCTTTGCGGGCTCTCTGGGTGCAGCCGAGGGGCCAAGCCCTGGCACCAACCCTCCCAACGGCCTGGCCTTCAGTGGGGGCCTTGCTGCAGACCTCGGTTTACACAGCTTCAATGATGGTGCTTCCCTCTCCCACAAGGGCCCGGATGTGACTGGCCTGAGTGCCTCCCTGAGCTTCCCATCCCAGAGGGGCAAGGACAGTACCACAGAGGCCAACCCTTTCCTCAGCAGGCGGCAGCCCGAGGGCCTGGGTGGCTTGAAGGGTGAGGGCAACGCAAACAAGGAGTCAGGAGAGAGCCTGCCCCTGTGCGGGCCCTCGGACAAGGCCTCACTGCCACATGGCAGCAGGGCCAGCAAAGGTCGTGACCGTGAGCTGGACTTCAAGGGCGGCCACAACCTCTTCATCTCTGCTGCAGCCGTGCCTCCAGGTGGCCTCCTTGGTGGCCCTGGTCTTGTAACTGTGGCTTCTTCTGCGGGCAGTGCAACACCCACTGCCCAGGCTCCCCGGCCTTTCCTGAGCACCTTTGCCCCCGGGCCCCAGTTTACTCTGGGCCCCATGTCCCtgcaggccaacctgggctctgTGGCCGGCTCCTCTGTGCTGCAGTCCTTGTTCAGCACTGTGCCAGCTGCTGCAGGCCTGGTGCATGTGTCGTCCACTGCGACCCGATTGACCAACTCACACACCATGGGCAGCTTCTCTTCTGGGGTGGCCGGCGGAACCGTTGGAG GTGTCTTTACCCACGCGGTGCCCTCCGCCTCTGCTCACCCGTTTGGAGCTGGTGTCGGCAGCGGGGCTGTGTGTAGCAGTGCCACGCTGGGCCTGAGCCCGCTGCAGGCGGCGGCCAGCACCTCGGCTTCTTCCTTTCAGGCCGCGGCTTCGGTCGAGACTCGGCcgccccctccacctcccctacTTCCTCCTCAGCATCTAGGCCGGCCCCCTGCGGGGCCACCTGTCCTCCATGCACCCCCTCCTCCTAACGTCGCCTTGCCTCCTCCACCTGCGCTGCTGGCTTCTAACCCTGAGCCAGTGCTTCTGCAGAGCCTGGCCTCCCTCCCAGCTAACAACGCTTTCTTACCCCCCTCCTCTGCCGCCTCTCTGCAGCCTGCTAATGCCTCTCTGTCTGTCAAGCTCGCCTCCCTCCCACACAAGGTCTCCCGCCC